The following are encoded in a window of Candidatus Paceibacterota bacterium genomic DNA:
- a CDS encoding SGNH/GDSL hydrolase family protein, with protein MRKAAVLKVGLAAALFWPAGVKAAAPAAAGKSAAVKWLALPHPQLEMRGLPWLAENAPDLWRLPRSAKEQVPKAVWNRAVAPDGGRIRLSCNSTWLGIRVQTLQQGGKRWFFDAFVNGEYAGSVSATGTQRVDLVFFEKKDHGWKDITIYLPHNREIRVFAVGVDGDAKFRTPPAFAGKRPMVCYGSSVLQGTGAAHPSRTYPAAVARRLNLDFVNLGFGGAGKAEAEVVALVNQLDACCYLFDLGKSYGAPTPERYSRMLDTIRASHPQAPIFCVTPIYSDKEASQPDYKKRSEDLRTVMRQAALDRRQAGDKLMFVVEGLELFGEADKNLFTDFTHPNDEGNERMAQRLAPKIEKVLAEAPPR; from the coding sequence ATGCGCAAGGCTGCGGTTCTTAAGGTTGGCTTGGCGGCGGCCCTATTCTGGCCCGCCGGGGTAAAGGCGGCAGCACCGGCCGCGGCTGGAAAGTCGGCGGCCGTAAAATGGCTCGCCCTGCCTCACCCCCAACTCGAAATGCGCGGGCTGCCGTGGCTGGCCGAGAATGCGCCGGATCTGTGGCGCCTGCCCAGGAGCGCCAAAGAACAAGTGCCCAAGGCGGTTTGGAACCGGGCGGTAGCTCCCGACGGCGGGCGGATCCGCTTGTCCTGCAACAGCACATGGCTCGGCATTAGGGTCCAAACCCTCCAGCAAGGTGGGAAGCGATGGTTCTTTGATGCCTTTGTAAATGGCGAATACGCCGGCTCCGTCAGCGCGACAGGGACTCAGCGGGTGGACCTGGTCTTCTTCGAGAAGAAGGATCACGGCTGGAAAGACATCACGATCTACCTGCCCCACAACCGTGAAATTCGGGTCTTCGCCGTGGGGGTGGACGGCGATGCCAAGTTCAGAACGCCGCCGGCCTTCGCCGGGAAGCGTCCCATGGTTTGCTATGGCTCCTCTGTCCTGCAAGGGACTGGCGCTGCCCATCCCTCCCGGACCTATCCGGCCGCGGTGGCTCGCCGGCTGAACCTGGATTTCGTGAATCTTGGCTTCGGCGGCGCCGGCAAAGCCGAGGCGGAAGTGGTCGCGCTGGTCAACCAACTGGACGCCTGCTGCTACCTGTTCGACCTGGGCAAATCCTACGGCGCACCCACGCCCGAACGGTACAGTCGCATGCTCGACACCATACGCGCCTCGCACCCCCAAGCCCCCATCTTCTGCGTCACCCCAATCTACTCGGACAAAGAGGCGAGCCAGCCTGACTATAAAAAGCGGTCCGAAGATTTGCGGACCGTGATGCGCCAGGCCGCGCTGGACCGCCGTCAGGCTGGGGATAAGCTGATGTTCGTGGTCGAGGGCCTGGAGTTATTCGGCGAGGCGGACAAGAACCTGTTCACCGACTTCACGCATCCCAACGACGAGGGCAACGAGAGAATGGCGCAACGGCTGGCACCGAAGATTGAGAAAGTGCTGGCTGAGGCGCCGCCACGATAA
- a CDS encoding aldo/keto reductase, protein MRYRILGSTGLRVSVIGLGTWQFGGEWGRAFSQADVDAILDQAAERGVNFLDTAECYGDHLSESLIGDYLGRHDRSRWIVATKFGHRFNGFLDRTAEFSAADMCRQLEASLRALRTETVDLYQFHSGSDEQLLNEDLWTLLAEQKRLGKIRHLGISVLGKGSELQAREARRLGVEALQVIYSRLDRRSEQLHFPYAQKDNLGILARVPLACGLLSGKYRSGATFPANDRRSALEARQMHDDLAEVERIRQTELPAGVPMAQWALAWCLKHPAVTTVIPGCKDPAQVAANAAAAEVELP, encoded by the coding sequence ATGCGCTATCGAATTCTGGGCAGCACGGGTCTGCGCGTGTCAGTCATTGGTCTGGGCACCTGGCAGTTTGGGGGCGAGTGGGGCCGCGCGTTCTCCCAGGCTGACGTTGACGCCATCCTCGACCAGGCCGCCGAACGCGGCGTGAACTTCCTCGACACCGCCGAGTGCTACGGGGACCACCTGTCCGAGAGTTTGATCGGCGATTACCTCGGCCGGCACGACCGCTCACGCTGGATCGTCGCGACCAAGTTCGGCCATCGCTTCAACGGATTCCTGGACCGGACCGCGGAGTTCTCTGCTGCGGACATGTGCCGGCAACTCGAGGCCTCGCTTCGGGCGCTACGCACGGAGACCGTTGACCTCTACCAATTCCATTCCGGCTCGGACGAGCAACTGCTGAATGAGGACTTATGGACCTTGCTGGCCGAGCAGAAACGGTTGGGCAAGATCCGGCATCTGGGCATCTCAGTGCTAGGCAAGGGCAGCGAGTTGCAGGCCCGCGAAGCGCGGCGGCTCGGAGTGGAGGCGCTCCAGGTGATCTACAGCCGGCTGGATCGCCGGTCGGAGCAGCTCCATTTTCCTTATGCCCAAAAGGACAACCTCGGCATCCTCGCGCGCGTCCCGTTGGCTTGCGGGTTGTTGAGCGGCAAATACCGTTCCGGCGCAACCTTCCCGGCCAATGATCGGCGCTCCGCTCTGGAGGCCAGGCAAATGCACGACGATCTCGCGGAGGTGGAGCGCATCCGCCAAACCGAACTGCCCGCGGGCGTGCCGATGGCGCAGTGGGCCCTGGCGTGGTGTTTGAAGCATCCCGCGGTCACAACGGTTATTCCTGGCTGCAAAGATCCGGCGCAGGTCGCCGCCAACGCCGCCGCGGCCGAGGTAGAACTTCCATAG
- a CDS encoding SUMF1/EgtB/PvdO family nonheme iron enzyme: MKRASNMLPLVLGTLGLLVGNASALITIQSVPVGNINNPADWMFDAGSVGYDYSMGKYEVTLNQYCAFLNAVGATDTYSLYNPLLNSLPQVRGIIRTGSSGSYHYSVFGSGNRPVTYVSWFDAARFVNWLQNGQPTGLQGPATTEAGVYTLNGATSGTGFARDPGALFCLSTQDEWHKAAYYDPTGASGNAGYWLYPTRSNDQPNSRPGNSSDPNSANYYYDDGIANGYNGGNALNNSINLPSGNALTDAGAYTLARSYYGTFDQAGNVVEWTETVSDGLCVLLGGSWNSTDGGSAGLIGSTDPTEERWEIGFRVAIIPEPSVGVVTLTGFVLLAWWRKRAP, encoded by the coding sequence ATGAAGCGAGCATCCAACATGTTGCCCCTGGTACTGGGGACTTTGGGACTGCTGGTGGGAAACGCCTCGGCCCTGATCACCATCCAATCCGTGCCGGTCGGGAACATCAACAACCCCGCAGACTGGATGTTCGATGCGGGCTCCGTCGGTTACGATTATTCCATGGGCAAGTACGAGGTGACCCTTAATCAGTATTGCGCTTTCCTCAACGCCGTCGGCGCCACTGATACCTATAGCCTCTACAACCCCTTGCTGAACTCGCTGCCGCAGGTCCGCGGCATTATACGGACCGGCTCCTCCGGCAGCTACCACTACTCCGTCTTCGGGAGCGGCAACCGGCCCGTGACGTATGTAAGCTGGTTTGACGCGGCGCGCTTCGTCAACTGGCTCCAGAACGGCCAACCGACCGGATTGCAAGGGCCGGCCACGACTGAGGCCGGGGTTTACACCCTTAATGGCGCGACCAGTGGCACCGGCTTTGCCAGGGACCCTGGGGCGCTTTTCTGCCTCTCCACCCAGGATGAGTGGCACAAGGCCGCGTATTACGATCCGACCGGCGCCTCGGGCAACGCCGGCTACTGGCTTTACCCCACGCGCAGCAACGACCAGCCCAACAGCCGGCCGGGGAATTCATCCGACCCAAACAGTGCTAACTACTACTACGACGACGGCATCGCCAATGGCTACAACGGTGGCAATGCCCTCAACAATTCCATTAACCTGCCGTCGGGCAACGCGTTGACGGACGCGGGGGCCTATACCTTGGCTCGCAGCTATTACGGCACCTTCGATCAGGCCGGCAATGTGGTGGAATGGACTGAGACCGTCAGCGACGGTTTGTGTGTGCTGCTCGGCGGAAGCTGGAACTCCACGGACGGCGGATCCGCAGGCCTCATAGGATCCACTGACCCGACGGAAGAGCGGTGGGAAATTGGCTTCCGCGTAGCGATTATCCCCGAGCCCAGCGTGGGGGTCGTGACACTCACTGGGTTTGTCCTGTTGGCTTGGTGGCGGAAGCGCGCCCCTTAG
- a CDS encoding fused MFS/spermidine synthase — protein sequence MRKNIRAPDRRRLVLASVAALGVSCVMTQLALMRELLAVFSGNEMVLGVVLGLWLLLMGLGAGLGRTAAKLRNQFSALAGIQMLVAVLPLAQVFLLRTLRNVVFVRGAAAGATETVGATFVLLLPYCLLAGYALTLACAILVREEGAAGIGRAYVADSIGSITGGVLFSLVLVHWLDHIAILVCPAALNLALAWRVGLEEQGTGLAARLVPAFAPALGVGLVGITFLADLDSISTCLQYPRSRVVAHANSPYGKVVVTKSAGQYDFIENGIPITSTRDDQRVEETVHYAMAQRPESQRVLLVGGGISGTAREILKHGVRTVDYVELDPLILALGRKYLPQNLADSRIRIINTDGRLFVKQAKEQYDVVIVDVPAPASAQINRFYTAEFLAEVKSVLVGNGVVCFALGQYENYVSPELARMLSSARMAARRSFRNVLLIPGGRVFFLASDGPLFADVASRLEQRQIKTRLVNRHYLSAMLTPDRMASLANAAEQPAATNKDFSPVLYYYYLRHWMSQFDVRVGLIEAGLLLALGLYLVRFRGNAFVLFASGFAASALELVLLLAFQVLCGSVYHQVGVIVTVFMAGLALGALVVNRLAVKGEDWRAVPGLFGVRVAGGPKNDLFGKTHASFPFSLGQRESPRQSASEVSPSGANERLTAPPTLHNRPGRGGEETGVAGSHTCESTNKLLSLGSGSLSLLAFLIAGFAALLPLWLPLLNRMGGSAASLAMVQAIIALLTLILAILVGMQFPLANRLEYDGTIRGAARLYEADFVGACLGALLACTVLIPLIGVGGVCLLTALLNVAGGLAVWRKNAS from the coding sequence TTGAGGAAGAACATCCGCGCTCCTGATCGCCGGCGGCTGGTGCTGGCGAGCGTAGCGGCGCTCGGGGTGTCGTGCGTGATGACGCAACTGGCGCTAATGCGCGAGTTGCTGGCCGTATTCTCCGGCAATGAGATGGTGCTGGGCGTGGTGCTCGGCTTGTGGCTCCTGTTGATGGGCCTTGGCGCGGGGCTGGGGCGCACCGCGGCGAAGCTGCGCAACCAATTCAGCGCTCTGGCGGGAATCCAGATGCTGGTGGCGGTGCTGCCGCTCGCGCAGGTGTTCCTGTTGCGGACATTGCGCAATGTGGTATTCGTCCGCGGCGCGGCGGCGGGCGCCACGGAGACGGTGGGAGCCACGTTCGTATTGCTTCTGCCATATTGCCTGTTGGCGGGCTATGCGCTGACCCTGGCATGCGCAATCCTGGTGCGCGAAGAGGGAGCGGCGGGAATCGGTCGCGCCTACGTCGCGGACAGCATCGGCAGCATCACCGGCGGCGTCCTATTCAGCCTGGTGCTGGTTCACTGGCTCGACCATATCGCTATCCTCGTCTGTCCCGCCGCGCTCAACCTGGCACTGGCATGGCGGGTGGGGCTGGAGGAGCAGGGGACGGGGTTGGCTGCCCGCCTGGTTCCCGCATTTGCCCCCGCACTGGGGGTTGGATTGGTCGGCATCACGTTCCTGGCGGACCTGGACAGCATTTCAACCTGTCTGCAATATCCTCGGTCGCGCGTTGTCGCCCATGCCAACTCGCCCTACGGCAAGGTGGTCGTGACCAAATCGGCTGGACAGTATGATTTCATTGAAAACGGCATCCCCATCACCTCGACCCGCGACGACCAGCGCGTGGAGGAAACCGTGCACTATGCGATGGCGCAGCGCCCGGAGTCGCAGCGGGTGTTGCTCGTTGGCGGCGGCATCTCGGGCACGGCGCGCGAGATTCTCAAGCATGGCGTCCGGACGGTGGATTACGTGGAGCTGGACCCGCTGATCCTGGCGCTCGGCAGGAAGTATCTGCCGCAGAACCTGGCCGACAGCCGGATCCGAATCATCAACACGGATGGGCGGCTGTTCGTGAAGCAGGCCAAGGAGCAATACGATGTGGTCATTGTGGACGTTCCCGCTCCTGCCAGCGCTCAGATCAACCGCTTCTATACCGCGGAATTCCTGGCCGAGGTCAAAAGCGTGCTGGTCGGCAACGGAGTGGTGTGCTTCGCGCTCGGCCAGTATGAGAACTACGTTAGCCCGGAGCTGGCACGCATGCTGTCCTCGGCGAGGATGGCGGCGCGGCGATCGTTCCGCAATGTGCTGCTGATCCCCGGCGGACGGGTGTTTTTCCTGGCGTCGGACGGGCCGCTGTTTGCCGATGTTGCCTCGCGCCTGGAGCAGCGGCAGATCAAGACACGCCTGGTAAATCGCCACTACCTGTCCGCCATGCTGACGCCGGACCGCATGGCGTCCCTCGCCAACGCCGCGGAACAGCCGGCGGCGACGAATAAGGACTTCAGCCCCGTCCTCTACTATTACTACCTTCGCCACTGGATGAGTCAGTTCGACGTCCGGGTCGGACTGATCGAGGCGGGATTGCTGCTGGCGCTTGGCTTGTACCTTGTGCGGTTTCGCGGCAATGCTTTTGTACTGTTTGCTTCAGGCTTCGCCGCCTCCGCCCTGGAGTTAGTTCTGCTGCTGGCCTTCCAGGTCCTTTGTGGCTCAGTCTATCACCAGGTGGGGGTCATTGTAACGGTCTTCATGGCGGGATTGGCGCTGGGGGCGCTCGTGGTGAACCGGCTTGCAGTAAAGGGCGAGGATTGGCGTGCCGTTCCGGGCCTCTTTGGAGTCCGGGTGGCGGGAGGTCCCAAGAATGATCTTTTTGGCAAGACGCACGCTTCATTCCCCTTCTCTCTTGGACAGAGAGAGAGCCCTCGCCAGTCTGCCAGCGAGGTGAGCCCGTCCGGCGCAAACGAAAGGCTGACTGCGCCTCCCACGCTCCACAACAGACCCGGACGGGGCGGGGAAGAAACAGGCGTTGCAGGTAGTCATACCTGCGAATCCACCAACAAGCTCCTGAGTCTCGGTAGTGGCAGCTTGTCGCTGCTGGCGTTTCTCATCGCGGGCTTCGCCGCACTGCTACCGCTCTGGCTGCCGCTGCTAAACCGGATGGGCGGGTCGGCTGCTTCCCTGGCAATGGTTCAAGCAATCATCGCGCTCCTGACGCTGATACTGGCAATACTGGTCGGAATGCAGTTCCCGCTGGCCAACCGCCTGGAATATGACGGCACGATCCGCGGCGCCGCCCGGCTCTACGAGGCGGACTTTGTCGGCGCCTGCCTGGGCGCGCTGCTGGCTTGCACCGTGTTAATCCCGCTGATTGGTGTCGGAGGCGTCTGCCTGCTGACGGCGCTGCTGAACGTCGCCGGTGGCCTGGCGGTCTGGCGGAAGAATGCAAGCTAA
- the amrB gene encoding AmmeMemoRadiSam system protein B: MANHSQGCARGCGGGIALALLLAGFGCGARPDSFHDTQPTNQVGLAASNKSAQRIREPAVAGLFYPGEAAKLSDALDRLLAAAPDRHISRLKGLVCPHAGYDFSGQTAAIAYKQLAGRDVRTVVVIGASHYALFQGACVPNAEAYRTPLGLVPISDKAKGLASVAPFVLEPQCMVQRPGWWRQAPKTAPEAGQDTPETWEHSVEVQVPFLQKVLKNFQLLPVVVGEADPEQLARALAERMDDRTIFVASTDLSHYHSYESAKGLDSRCVKAICDLDIDAMKAQEACGKLPVLALLHLARQKGWKAQLLDYRNSGDVAGEKDRVVGYTAVAFYAPTSETLSAEERKSLLDLARRTLKSVTATGSLPESEARSLPPKLLEKKACFVTLTKSGALRGCIGHLTAIEPLHRAVAENARNAALRDPRFPPVQPGELGDIKIEISVLTEPQPLAFTSPDDLLSKLHPNEDGVLLHIGPRTATFLPQVWAQIPDKTAFLNHLSQKAGCEPSAWRGTDVSVSTYHVECFEEEHPRS, translated from the coding sequence ATGGCAAATCACTCGCAAGGCTGTGCTAGAGGGTGTGGCGGCGGTATCGCGTTGGCGCTGCTGCTTGCCGGCTTTGGGTGCGGAGCCCGACCGGATTCGTTCCATGACACGCAGCCCACAAACCAGGTGGGGTTGGCGGCGTCCAACAAGAGCGCGCAGCGAATCCGTGAGCCCGCGGTGGCGGGGCTCTTCTACCCGGGCGAGGCGGCGAAGCTTTCCGATGCGCTCGACCGGCTGCTGGCGGCCGCGCCGGACCGCCATATCTCGCGGCTAAAGGGCCTGGTCTGTCCGCACGCGGGTTATGATTTCTCCGGACAGACGGCGGCCATAGCCTACAAGCAGTTGGCCGGGCGCGACGTGCGCACGGTGGTCGTCATTGGCGCCAGCCACTACGCGCTGTTCCAAGGGGCGTGCGTCCCAAACGCGGAGGCTTACCGGACGCCGCTGGGTCTGGTCCCGATCTCAGACAAAGCGAAGGGGCTGGCGTCGGTCGCGCCCTTTGTGCTGGAACCGCAGTGCATGGTCCAGCGCCCGGGTTGGTGGCGGCAGGCGCCAAAGACCGCGCCCGAAGCTGGTCAGGACACGCCTGAGACGTGGGAGCACTCAGTCGAGGTCCAGGTGCCTTTCCTGCAGAAGGTGCTCAAGAACTTCCAGCTCTTGCCCGTGGTAGTTGGCGAGGCAGACCCGGAACAGTTGGCGAGGGCGCTGGCGGAGCGAATGGATGATCGGACGATATTTGTCGCCAGCACAGACTTGAGCCATTATCATTCCTACGAGTCCGCGAAAGGGCTGGACAGCCGTTGCGTCAAAGCCATCTGCGACCTGGACATTGACGCGATGAAGGCGCAGGAAGCGTGCGGCAAGCTTCCGGTGCTGGCGCTGCTGCACCTGGCGCGGCAGAAGGGTTGGAAGGCGCAATTGCTCGATTACCGTAATAGTGGCGATGTGGCCGGCGAGAAAGACCGTGTGGTGGGATACACGGCAGTGGCGTTTTACGCGCCGACATCGGAGACCCTGTCGGCGGAGGAGCGGAAATCACTGCTGGACCTCGCGCGCAGAACGTTGAAGAGCGTGACGGCCACAGGGAGCCTGCCGGAGTCGGAAGCCAGGAGCCTGCCGCCGAAACTGCTCGAAAAGAAGGCCTGCTTCGTCACGTTGACCAAGAGCGGGGCGCTGCGAGGCTGCATCGGCCACCTGACTGCTATCGAGCCGTTGCACCGGGCGGTAGCCGAAAACGCCCGGAACGCCGCCCTGCGCGACCCGCGCTTCCCACCAGTCCAGCCGGGCGAATTGGGCGACATCAAGATCGAGATCAGCGTGCTGACGGAGCCGCAGCCGCTGGCGTTCACTTCGCCGGACGACCTGCTGAGCAAGCTGCACCCGAACGAGGACGGGGTGCTGCTGCACATCGGCCCGCGCACCGCGACGTTTCTGCCGCAGGTCTGGGCGCAGATACCCGACAAGACTGCATTCCTCAACCATCTCTCCCAGAAGGCCGGCTGCGAACCCTCCGCGTGGCGAGGAACGGATGTCTCGGTTTCCACCTATCACGTGGAATGCTTTGAGGAAGAACATCCGCGCTCCTGA
- a CDS encoding NHL repeat-containing protein gives MCRFTQHLGVTVSRSLALLALVLGSASGLGADNAVYLWRTFAGQPGSWGTNDGAGGAARFYYPGGVAADGAGNLFVADTINHTIRKVTSAGAVTTLAGSAGNAGTNDGTGSAARFWYPSGVAVDGTGNVYVADQGSHTIRRITSGGAVSTLAGLGGNSGTNDGTGSAARFSSPSGVAVDGAGTVYVADYFNHTIRQVTSAGIVTTLAGWAGQSGTNDSQGTAARFSLPSSVAVDTDGNVFVADFGNHTVRMITSGGIVSTLAGLAGNPGSDDGPGGSARFYYPQGVAVDAAGNVLVADRFNHTIRKVTGAGAVTTLGGSAELSGTNDGPGNAARFNLPYGVAADSAGNVYVADTYNHRISKGISLPVLAIRQSGNSSIVFWPSPSASFVLEENSDPANATGWVTCGYPIADDGTNKSITITSPTDNQFFRLVSD, from the coding sequence ATGTGCCGCTTCACCCAGCACCTCGGGGTAACCGTCAGCCGAAGCCTCGCACTGCTTGCACTGGTGCTGGGTAGTGCTTCTGGCTTGGGAGCAGACAACGCGGTTTACCTCTGGAGGACCTTCGCGGGACAACCGGGCAGTTGGGGCACCAACGATGGCGCGGGCGGCGCGGCGCGTTTCTACTATCCGGGCGGAGTAGCGGCGGACGGCGCGGGCAACCTCTTTGTGGCGGACACCATCAATCACACCATCCGGAAAGTGACGAGCGCCGGGGCAGTGACGACCCTGGCGGGCAGCGCGGGCAACGCCGGCACCAACGATGGCACTGGCAGCGCGGCGCGGTTCTGGTATCCGTCCGGGGTGGCGGTGGACGGCACGGGTAACGTTTATGTGGCGGACCAGGGCAGCCACACCATCCGCCGCATCACGAGCGGCGGGGCAGTGTCAACGCTCGCGGGCTTGGGGGGAAATAGCGGCACCAACGATGGTACCGGCAGCGCGGCGCGGTTCTCGTCTCCGTCCGGGGTGGCGGTGGATGGCGCGGGCACCGTGTATGTGGCCGATTACTTCAACCACACCATCCGCCAGGTGACCAGCGCCGGGATCGTCACCACACTTGCGGGTTGGGCGGGGCAGAGTGGGACGAACGATTCCCAGGGCACCGCGGCGCGGTTCTCGCTTCCCTCAAGTGTCGCGGTGGATACTGACGGAAATGTGTTTGTGGCGGATTTCGGGAACCACACCGTCCGCATGATCACCAGCGGCGGAATCGTCTCAACGCTTGCCGGGTTGGCGGGAAATCCCGGCAGCGATGACGGGCCGGGCGGCAGCGCGCGGTTTTACTATCCGCAAGGCGTCGCCGTGGACGCCGCGGGCAATGTGCTCGTGGCTGACCGCTTCAACCACACGATCCGGAAAGTGACGGGCGCAGGGGCGGTGACGACGTTGGGGGGTAGTGCGGAACTGAGCGGCACCAACGATGGCCCCGGCAACGCGGCACGGTTTAACTTGCCTTACGGCGTGGCGGCGGACAGCGCAGGCAATGTCTATGTGGCCGACACCTATAATCATCGCATCAGCAAAGGCATCTCCCTGCCAGTGCTTGCCATCCGGCAGTCTGGCAACAGCAGCATCGTGTTCTGGCCGTCGCCGTCCGCGAGTTTTGTGCTGGAAGAGAATTCCGACCCGGCCAATGCCACCGGCTGGGTGACCTGCGGCTACCCGATCGCCGACGACGGTACCAACAAGAGCATCACCATCACTTCGCCGACGGACAACCAATTCTTCCGGCTTGTGTCCGACTAA
- a CDS encoding putative molybdenum carrier protein produces the protein MKIVSGGQTGADRAALDWAIERGIPHGGWCPKGRLAEDGPIAPRYQLQETPTSNYPQRTEWNVRDSDGTVVFSIGAVLSGGSKKTVSLAHKHGKPVLHISRDGGPAFPDQELVRFIQAHNIRVLNVAGPRGSKEREVAAFVKTVLQQALG, from the coding sequence GTGAAAATCGTCTCAGGCGGTCAAACTGGCGCTGACCGTGCTGCCCTTGATTGGGCCATCGAGCGAGGCATTCCGCATGGGGGCTGGTGCCCGAAAGGCAGGCTGGCCGAGGATGGACCCATCGCCCCGCGCTACCAATTGCAGGAAACCCCAACCAGCAACTATCCTCAGCGGACAGAATGGAACGTGCGGGACAGTGACGGAACGGTGGTTTTCTCCATCGGCGCAGTTTTGTCTGGCGGTTCAAAGAAAACGGTTTCCCTTGCCCACAAGCACGGCAAACCAGTCCTCCACATTTCGCGAGACGGTGGGCCAGCGTTTCCAGACCAAGAATTGGTGCGGTTTATTCAGGCGCACAACATCCGCGTGCTTAACGTGGCAGGGCCGCGAGGGTCCAAAGAGCGAGAGGTTGCGGCTTTCGTCAAAACCGTTCTGCAACAGGCTTTGGGTTAA
- a CDS encoding DNA adenine methylase has product MRDKAQMPLFGTEPAPLKGQLLKWIGNKQRMAEEIISFFPPRFGTYYEPFLGSGGVLGTLAPAHGVGSDSFQPLIEIWKTLHDAPETLKQWYADRWHEMMSGDKVKVFERIKARYNAKPNGADLLFICRSCYGGVVRFRQKDGYISTPVGIHKPIAPHSFAERVDAWRKRVANTRFLRMEYGTALTMAKAGDLVYCDPPYSHTQSILYGAQSFSLEDLLQRIAECKARGVYVALSIDGTKKSGKTVCALPLPKGLFERELSVHCGRSMLRRFQMNGKTLEGEHVSDRLLLTY; this is encoded by the coding sequence ATGCGAGACAAAGCACAGATGCCACTATTCGGCACAGAGCCAGCCCCGTTGAAGGGCCAGTTGCTCAAGTGGATTGGCAACAAGCAGCGTATGGCTGAGGAAATTATATCGTTTTTCCCGCCACGCTTTGGCACGTACTACGAGCCGTTTTTGGGCAGTGGGGGTGTCCTCGGAACACTGGCACCTGCTCACGGTGTAGGGTCTGATTCATTCCAACCTCTGATTGAGATTTGGAAGACCTTGCACGATGCCCCCGAAACTTTGAAGCAGTGGTATGCAGACCGCTGGCACGAAATGATGTCTGGCGACAAGGTGAAAGTTTTCGAGCGCATTAAGGCTCGATACAACGCCAAGCCGAACGGAGCGGACTTGCTGTTTATCTGCCGTAGCTGCTACGGCGGTGTTGTTCGCTTTCGTCAGAAGGATGGCTACATTTCAACCCCCGTGGGCATTCATAAGCCAATAGCGCCCCATTCGTTCGCGGAGCGCGTTGACGCTTGGCGGAAACGAGTGGCCAACACCAGATTTCTGCGGATGGAATACGGCACCGCGTTGACGATGGCCAAGGCTGGCGACCTCGTTTACTGCGACCCGCCATACAGTCACACGCAATCAATCTTGTATGGTGCTCAATCATTCTCGCTTGAAGACCTCCTTCAACGAATCGCGGAATGCAAGGCGAGGGGCGTTTACGTCGCCCTCAGCATTGACGGGACGAAGAAATCGGGGAAGACCGTCTGTGCCCTGCCGCTTCCAAAGGGTCTGTTTGAACGTGAGCTTTCAGTGCATTGCGGCAGGTCCATGTTGAGACGGTTTCAAATGAACGGGAAGACCCTTGAGGGCGAACACGTCTCAGACAGGTTGCTGTTGACATATTGA
- a CDS encoding helix-turn-helix transcriptional regulator, producing the protein MQKSIYSREQKCLQGLLRTLRVDAGLTQTAMAARLKLPQSFVSKYESGERMLDFVEIRNVCKHLGISLAEFAKRFERELNNEAR; encoded by the coding sequence ATGCAGAAGTCAATCTATAGTCGTGAGCAAAAGTGCTTACAGGGTTTGCTGCGAACGCTGCGCGTTGACGCTGGCCTGACACAAACGGCGATGGCAGCACGGCTCAAGCTCCCTCAATCATTTGTCAGCAAGTACGAGTCTGGCGAACGGATGCTAGATTTTGTGGAAATTCGCAACGTGTGCAAACACCTTGGAATTTCGCTCGCTGAGTTCGCAAAGCGGTTTGAAAGGGAGTTGAACAATGAAGCCCGATAA
- a CDS encoding DUF4145 domain-containing protein, which produces MGTTATLIILASKARFKNSEVMVKKPKQPEFSEVKRCRHCGNTAPMERVVHYFDNANYVDEGTGEAFEQGTGYELLKCPACQKMELRSYGWAEWMDGRDVVYDTLYPIGPKVPRGLPPAIAKAYNEALKVRNVSANAYGGIIGRVIDLVCADRNAKGKDLYNKLAYLSKHGAIPDNLMPVADKLRIFRNVGAHAGLGTLTVREVPILENMTCAILEYLYSAPFMVQEAKKALDRLKQAQKTGMGTTASTALQPPATK; this is translated from the coding sequence GTGGGCACCACAGCAACGCTGATTATTCTTGCAAGCAAAGCCCGCTTCAAAAACAGTGAGGTCATGGTAAAGAAACCTAAACAACCTGAATTTAGTGAGGTTAAGCGGTGTAGGCATTGTGGCAACACAGCACCAATGGAGCGTGTTGTTCACTACTTTGATAATGCGAACTATGTTGATGAAGGGACGGGAGAAGCATTCGAGCAAGGGACAGGTTACGAATTGTTGAAATGCCCCGCCTGCCAAAAAATGGAGCTTCGCAGCTACGGATGGGCCGAATGGATGGACGGAAGGGATGTTGTCTATGACACTCTTTACCCTATTGGCCCGAAAGTTCCTCGCGGACTACCGCCAGCAATTGCTAAGGCTTACAACGAAGCACTCAAGGTTAGAAACGTTTCTGCTAATGCCTACGGTGGAATAATTGGGCGTGTGATTGACTTAGTTTGCGCAGATAGGAACGCAAAAGGAAAAGACCTCTATAACAAACTGGCATACCTCTCAAAACACGGCGCAATTCCCGACAACCTGATGCCAGTTGCGGATAAACTGCGGATTTTTCGCAATGTCGGCGCACACGCAGGCTTGGGCACACTGACCGTAAGGGAAGTTCCAATCTTAGAGAACATGACCTGTGCTATTTTAGAGTATCTCTACAGTGCGCCATTCATGGTTCAAGAAGCTAAGAAGGCTTTAGACCGCTTGAAGCAGGCACAGAAAACTGGCATGGGCACCACTGCCTCCACCGCATTACAACCGCCAGCAACCAAGTAG